A genomic segment from Actinoplanes sichuanensis encodes:
- a CDS encoding aldo/keto reductase, translated as MADQNRTITLNNGVTMPILGFGVFQVADDQAEQVVTDALAAGYRAIDTAASYGNEEAVGRAIAKSGIPREELFITTKMWIQHTGEDTARREFDKSLQRLGLDYLDLYLIHQPLGDYYSSWHAMQKIYGEGLAKAIGVSNFYPDRLVDLITHNDIVPAVNQIETHPFFHRADYQQLMSEHGVQIESWGPFAEGKNDLFTNPVLAEIGRAHGKSVAQVVLRWLLQRDVVAIPKSVRPERMAENLDVFDFEITEDEMIRIGALDTGASLFFDHRDPAMVTWLGGRRVD; from the coding sequence GTGGCTGACCAGAACCGCACGATCACCCTCAACAACGGTGTCACCATGCCGATCCTCGGCTTCGGCGTCTTCCAGGTCGCCGACGACCAGGCCGAGCAGGTCGTCACCGACGCCCTCGCCGCGGGCTACCGGGCCATCGACACCGCCGCCTCATACGGCAACGAAGAAGCCGTCGGGCGGGCCATCGCCAAGAGCGGCATCCCCCGTGAAGAACTGTTCATCACCACCAAGATGTGGATCCAGCACACCGGTGAGGACACTGCACGCCGCGAGTTCGACAAGTCCCTGCAACGCCTCGGCCTGGACTACCTCGACCTGTACCTGATCCACCAGCCGCTCGGCGACTACTACAGCTCCTGGCACGCGATGCAGAAGATCTACGGCGAAGGCCTGGCCAAGGCGATCGGGGTCTCCAACTTCTACCCCGACCGGCTCGTCGACCTGATCACCCACAACGACATCGTCCCGGCCGTCAACCAGATCGAGACGCACCCGTTCTTCCATCGCGCCGACTATCAGCAGCTCATGAGTGAGCACGGTGTCCAGATCGAATCCTGGGGGCCGTTCGCTGAAGGCAAGAACGACCTGTTCACCAACCCGGTCCTGGCCGAGATCGGCCGCGCCCACGGCAAGTCCGTCGCCCAGGTGGTGCTGCGGTGGCTGCTGCAACGCGACGTCGTGGCCATCCCGAAGTCGGTGCGGCCCGAACGCATGGCCGAGAACCTCGACGTGTTCGACTTCGAGATCACCGAAGACGAGATGATCCGCATCGGCGCCCTGGACACCGGTGCCAGCCTGTTCTTCGACCACCGTGACCCCGCGATGGTCACCTGGCTGGGCGGACGCCGCGTCGACTGA
- a CDS encoding enoyl-CoA hydratase/isomerase family protein: MNDLVNISVSGRVAILEIRRPPNNFFDETLLTALADALHALDGDAQVSCVVLCSQGRHFCAGADLRGIGEDGIRRIYRQALRLFTAAKPIVAAVQGAAVGGGLGLAMAADFRVAGPQARFTANFARLGFHQGFALSVTLPRTVGEQHAAQLLYTGRAVGAAEALAIGLCDQLADDPRAGALALAEQIASSAPLSLVAIRATLRRRVTALAEAALDEEAAAQAALLGTADFAEGLSAAAGKRSPNFVGS; the protein is encoded by the coding sequence GTGAACGACCTGGTGAATATCTCGGTCTCCGGCCGGGTCGCGATACTGGAGATCCGCCGGCCGCCGAACAACTTCTTCGACGAGACGCTGCTGACCGCCCTGGCCGACGCCCTGCACGCGCTGGACGGCGACGCGCAGGTCTCCTGCGTCGTGTTGTGCTCGCAAGGCAGGCACTTCTGCGCCGGCGCGGACCTGCGGGGCATCGGCGAGGACGGCATCCGCCGGATCTATCGGCAGGCGTTGCGGCTGTTCACCGCCGCCAAGCCGATCGTCGCCGCGGTGCAGGGCGCCGCTGTCGGCGGTGGTCTGGGTCTGGCGATGGCCGCGGACTTCCGGGTCGCCGGCCCGCAGGCACGGTTCACCGCCAACTTCGCCCGGCTGGGATTCCATCAGGGCTTCGCGCTGTCGGTCACCCTACCGCGGACAGTCGGCGAACAACACGCGGCGCAGCTGTTGTACACCGGGCGGGCTGTCGGCGCTGCGGAAGCGCTCGCGATCGGGCTCTGTGACCAGCTCGCCGACGATCCTCGTGCCGGTGCGCTTGCGCTGGCCGAGCAGATCGCCTCCTCGGCGCCGTTGTCGCTGGTCGCCATCCGGGCCACCCTCAGGCGACGCGTGACGGCCCTGGCCGAGGCGGCGCTGGACGAAGAGGCCGCCGCCCAGGCCGCCCTGCTCGGCACCGCTGATTTCGCCGAGGGCCTGTCGGCGGCGGCCGGCAAGCGCTCACCGAACTTCGTCGGTTCGTAG
- a CDS encoding zinc-binding dehydrogenase: MAVQARIAVLPPQRRDLVLHEVNLLPGPYEVVVQQQAFGVCHSQLDRIFDDNRTTPMVLGHESTGTVAAVGSRVTYVQPGDPVVVTWIPRTPLQGRRPAPTAVALSDGQIATTHNTFTWGTHALVDEQYVVKTAADLSPDLGAIIGCALMTGAGAVMNTAAVRAGQSVAVWGTGGVGLCAVAAASILGAAPIIAVDIDDDKLKLARHFGATDVVNASAVDPVEAILDRTPHADGTRGVDIGLDCTGLGANIPISLAAVRPGVRGAGIRGGADILVGIPRVPFQLDSFDLLNGEKSLIGCVGGSCDPVRDFATFTAWVADGRFDASALVTGRYRLDDLDKAVDDLHAGRVGGRAVVEL; this comes from the coding sequence ATGGCAGTGCAAGCCCGGATCGCCGTCCTTCCACCGCAGCGACGTGACCTCGTTCTGCACGAGGTGAACCTTCTTCCCGGCCCGTACGAGGTGGTCGTGCAGCAACAGGCGTTCGGTGTCTGCCACAGCCAGCTCGACCGCATCTTCGACGACAACCGGACCACACCCATGGTGCTGGGCCACGAATCCACCGGCACCGTCGCCGCGGTCGGCAGCCGCGTCACCTACGTGCAACCAGGCGATCCGGTCGTTGTCACCTGGATCCCGCGCACGCCGCTGCAGGGCCGCCGCCCCGCGCCTACCGCCGTGGCCCTGTCCGACGGGCAGATCGCCACCACCCACAACACCTTCACCTGGGGTACGCACGCCCTGGTCGACGAACAGTATGTGGTGAAGACCGCCGCGGATCTGTCACCGGATCTCGGCGCAATCATCGGGTGCGCGCTGATGACCGGTGCGGGCGCCGTGATGAACACCGCCGCAGTGCGGGCCGGTCAGAGCGTGGCGGTGTGGGGCACCGGAGGAGTGGGCCTGTGCGCGGTCGCCGCCGCCTCGATCCTGGGCGCCGCGCCGATCATCGCCGTCGACATCGACGACGACAAGCTGAAACTCGCCCGGCACTTCGGCGCCACCGACGTGGTCAACGCATCAGCCGTCGACCCTGTCGAAGCCATCCTCGACCGCACCCCGCACGCCGACGGCACCCGCGGGGTCGACATCGGGCTGGACTGCACCGGACTCGGCGCCAACATCCCGATCAGTCTCGCCGCGGTGCGGCCCGGCGTGCGGGGGGCCGGTATCCGCGGCGGCGCCGACATCCTGGTCGGCATTCCCCGCGTGCCTTTCCAGCTGGACAGCTTCGACCTGCTCAACGGAGAGAAGAGCCTGATCGGCTGTGTCGGCGGCAGCTGCGATCCGGTCCGTGACTTCGCGACCTTCACCGCCTGGGTGGCTGACGGCCGATTCGACGCGAGCGCGCTGGTCACCGGCCGGTACCGCCTCGACGACCTGGACAAGGCCGTCGACGACCTGCACGCGGGCCGCGTCGGCGGCCGGGCCGTCGTGGAGCTCTGA
- a CDS encoding NAD(P)-dependent alcohol dehydrogenase codes for MITVNARATTGPSEPFRAVQIERREPGPSDVLIDIAYAGICHTDVSRARGEFGTTTYPIVPGHEIAGTVAAVGPGVTRFTVGDRVGVGCLVDSCRRCEFCRAGLEPYCNRGHVRTYNSTGHDGRNTLGGYSEKIVVDEAYVVAIPDTIPLPNAAPLLCAGITLYSPLRHWNAGPGTRLAILGFGGLGHVGVAIAAALGAHTTVFELTMDKQADALKRGAEAYRLSTDPAIFTDFAGAFDLILSTVPAALDYDAVLGMLNLNGTLVMLGVPKQPITVDVFSLLHNRRSLAGTLVGGIAETQQMLEFCADHGIVADVEIIGADEIDQAYDRVDRGDVRYRFVIDVQTMADGHPQEG; via the coding sequence ATGATCACCGTCAACGCCCGCGCCACCACCGGACCGTCCGAGCCGTTCCGCGCCGTTCAGATCGAACGCCGCGAGCCCGGCCCCTCCGACGTGCTCATCGACATCGCCTACGCAGGCATCTGCCACACCGACGTCAGCCGTGCCCGCGGCGAGTTCGGCACGACCACCTACCCGATCGTGCCGGGCCACGAGATCGCCGGCACCGTGGCCGCGGTCGGGCCCGGCGTCACCCGCTTCACCGTCGGGGACCGCGTCGGCGTCGGCTGCCTCGTCGACTCATGCCGCCGATGCGAGTTCTGCCGCGCCGGACTCGAGCCGTACTGCAACCGCGGACATGTGCGCACCTACAACTCGACCGGCCACGACGGCCGCAACACCCTCGGCGGCTACAGCGAGAAGATCGTCGTGGACGAGGCGTACGTAGTAGCCATCCCCGACACGATCCCGCTGCCGAACGCCGCCCCACTGCTCTGCGCCGGCATCACCCTGTACTCCCCGCTGCGGCACTGGAACGCAGGGCCCGGCACCCGGCTGGCGATCCTCGGCTTCGGCGGCCTCGGGCACGTCGGTGTCGCCATCGCCGCGGCCCTGGGCGCTCACACCACCGTGTTCGAGTTGACGATGGACAAACAAGCCGACGCACTCAAACGCGGTGCCGAGGCCTACCGTCTGAGCACCGATCCGGCGATCTTCACCGATTTCGCCGGAGCCTTCGACCTGATCCTGTCCACCGTGCCGGCCGCCCTCGACTACGACGCCGTCCTGGGCATGCTGAACCTCAACGGCACGCTGGTGATGCTGGGCGTGCCGAAGCAGCCGATCACCGTCGACGTGTTCTCCCTGCTGCACAACCGGCGCTCGCTGGCCGGAACGCTGGTCGGCGGCATCGCCGAGACGCAGCAGATGCTGGAATTCTGCGCCGACCACGGCATTGTCGCCGACGTGGAGATCATCGGCGCCGACGAGATCGACCAGGCCTACGACCGGGTCGACCGCGGAGACGTCCGCTACCGCTTCGTCATCGACGTCCAGACGATGGCAGACGGGCACCCGCAAGAGGGGTAA
- a CDS encoding class I adenylate-forming enzyme family protein produces MTGPQTWGDGIGTEAVRGVLMRTYTDRPRQVATLLDMADRWGQRPHVVQGDVVLTFAQLRHAARVKATELARRVGPGDRVVMIGFNSQDWIINFWATVTVGAVPVLGNAWWSPADVAECLTTVGPALVLADSRASRHLPPGAPTGRWSCDLAADTTPFAPPSGAAACDEDAPAALVFTSGTEGRPKAVVLSHRSLLAGLHMLLHVTKRLPHQVDDNTGDAGLHTGPMFHIGGIQTLLRAIVVGDTLVMPTGKFEPAEVLRLIEQWRIARWSAVPTMVSRVLEHPDRNRRDLSSLRSVTVGGAPVHAEFLAQLRGGLPGVDPRVATGWGLTENGGQATAASGRDTRDRPGSCGRPLPLVEIRIAEADGEILVRSPTQMIGYFGVDTSPIDGQGWLHTGDLGHVDDDGYLWITGRAKDMIIRGGENIAPAAVEQALAALPGVIEAAVFGVPSTDLGEEVMAVVVVEPGRTEQELVDSLRGRIASFAMPSRWRLQHETLPTTHSGKIDKSGLAAQARADLAAAGEKQ; encoded by the coding sequence ATGACCGGACCGCAGACATGGGGCGACGGCATCGGCACCGAGGCCGTCCGCGGCGTGCTGATGCGCACCTACACCGACCGTCCACGCCAGGTGGCCACGCTGCTGGACATGGCGGACCGATGGGGCCAGCGCCCGCACGTCGTGCAGGGCGACGTGGTGCTCACCTTCGCCCAGCTCCGTCACGCAGCCCGAGTCAAGGCGACCGAGCTGGCCCGGCGGGTGGGCCCGGGCGACCGGGTGGTGATGATCGGATTCAACAGCCAAGACTGGATCATCAACTTCTGGGCGACCGTGACGGTCGGCGCGGTGCCGGTACTCGGCAACGCCTGGTGGAGCCCGGCCGACGTCGCCGAATGCCTGACTACCGTCGGACCGGCGCTCGTGCTGGCCGACTCCCGCGCCAGCCGCCACCTCCCACCCGGCGCACCCACCGGCCGCTGGAGCTGTGACCTCGCTGCCGACACCACGCCGTTCGCACCGCCGTCCGGCGCGGCGGCGTGCGACGAGGACGCCCCTGCCGCGCTCGTGTTCACCTCGGGCACCGAAGGGCGGCCCAAGGCGGTGGTGCTGTCACACCGCTCACTGCTGGCCGGCCTGCACATGCTGCTGCATGTCACCAAACGGCTGCCGCACCAGGTGGACGACAACACCGGAGACGCCGGACTGCACACCGGCCCGATGTTTCACATCGGCGGAATCCAGACCCTGCTGCGCGCCATCGTCGTCGGCGACACTCTGGTCATGCCGACCGGCAAGTTCGAGCCCGCCGAAGTGCTGCGCCTGATCGAACAGTGGCGCATCGCCCGGTGGAGCGCCGTGCCGACGATGGTGTCGCGGGTACTCGAACACCCCGACCGCAACCGTCGTGACCTCAGCTCGCTGCGGTCGGTCACCGTCGGCGGGGCGCCGGTGCACGCGGAGTTCCTCGCTCAGCTGCGCGGCGGGCTGCCCGGTGTCGACCCCCGCGTGGCGACCGGATGGGGCCTGACCGAGAACGGAGGCCAAGCCACCGCGGCATCCGGGCGCGACACCCGCGACCGGCCCGGCAGCTGCGGGCGGCCCCTTCCGCTGGTGGAGATCAGGATCGCCGAAGCCGACGGCGAGATCCTCGTCCGCAGCCCCACCCAGATGATCGGCTACTTCGGCGTCGACACCAGCCCGATCGACGGGCAAGGCTGGCTGCACACCGGCGACCTCGGCCACGTCGATGACGACGGCTACCTCTGGATCACCGGCCGGGCCAAGGACATGATCATCAGAGGTGGGGAGAACATCGCGCCGGCCGCCGTCGAGCAGGCCCTCGCGGCACTGCCCGGTGTCATCGAGGCGGCGGTCTTCGGCGTGCCGTCGACGGATCTCGGCGAAGAGGTCATGGCGGTCGTCGTCGTCGAGCCGGGCCGCACCGAGCAGGAGCTGGTCGACAGCCTGCGCGGCAGGATCGCGTCGTTCGCGATGCCGAGCCGATGGCGGTTGCAGCACGAAACGCTGCCGACGACGCATTCCGGGAAGATCGACAAGAGCGGTCTCGCCGCACAGGCCCGTGCGGATCTGGCGGCGGCAGGGGAGAAGCAGTGA
- a CDS encoding iron-containing alcohol dehydrogenase family protein: MDTTLTIRHLTPTFRTFCGAGALQALPRELDRAGARRAVIICGRSMLEHDRVMRQVSEVLGDRLAGQYTGVRAHSPLDGVQAARDFLADHDADAVIPVGGGSAVVTARAAVILLAEQTDIRDLCTRRGTDGKLISPRLSAPKLPQWVVATTPTTAYAKAGAAVRDLRTGERLALYDPKARAQGVALDASMAMTAPEQLVRSAALNVFAMAVEGLTAPTADPLADALLAHALRLVVTWLPRLGEDPGQPEPRLHLMLAALLAGQGSDTTGGGLAQALSHAVGPLSSSANGMVEAMLLPHALRFAADVIGDRLTAAADYLGLTDRDPASVIAEIERLLGLFGVPTRLRAVDVSSADLKAAATHAMHDWALTTAARVPSEQDVHALLTHAW, from the coding sequence GTGGACACCACGCTGACGATCCGCCACCTGACGCCGACGTTTCGCACCTTCTGCGGTGCCGGAGCGCTGCAGGCGTTGCCCCGCGAACTCGACCGGGCCGGAGCCCGGCGTGCCGTGATCATCTGTGGTCGCTCGATGCTGGAACACGACCGGGTCATGCGGCAGGTCAGCGAGGTGCTCGGCGACCGGCTGGCCGGACAGTACACCGGAGTCCGGGCGCACAGCCCGCTCGACGGGGTGCAGGCGGCCCGCGACTTCCTCGCCGACCACGACGCTGACGCCGTCATCCCGGTCGGCGGCGGCTCCGCCGTGGTCACCGCCCGCGCCGCCGTGATCCTGCTGGCTGAGCAGACCGACATCCGCGACCTGTGCACCCGCCGCGGAACCGACGGGAAACTGATCAGTCCGCGGCTGTCCGCGCCGAAACTGCCGCAATGGGTCGTCGCCACCACCCCCACCACCGCCTACGCCAAAGCCGGCGCCGCCGTCCGCGACCTGCGGACCGGCGAACGGCTCGCCCTCTACGACCCCAAAGCCCGGGCGCAGGGCGTCGCCCTCGACGCGTCGATGGCGATGACCGCCCCCGAACAGCTGGTACGGTCAGCCGCGCTCAACGTGTTCGCGATGGCCGTCGAGGGCCTGACCGCACCGACCGCCGACCCGCTCGCCGACGCCCTGCTGGCCCACGCGCTGCGCCTGGTGGTCACCTGGCTGCCCCGCCTCGGCGAGGACCCGGGGCAGCCCGAGCCGCGCCTGCACCTGATGCTCGCAGCGCTGCTCGCGGGCCAAGGCAGTGACACCACCGGGGGTGGGCTGGCCCAAGCGCTGTCGCATGCGGTCGGCCCGCTGTCGTCGTCGGCCAACGGAATGGTCGAGGCGATGCTGCTGCCGCACGCTCTACGTTTCGCCGCTGACGTGATCGGCGACCGGCTGACCGCGGCCGCCGACTACCTCGGCCTGACCGACCGCGATCCTGCCTCAGTGATCGCCGAGATCGAACGATTGCTCGGGCTCTTCGGCGTGCCCACCCGGCTGCGGGCCGTCGACGTCAGCTCCGCAGATCTGAAAGCCGCCGCAACCCACGCCATGCACGACTGGGCGCTGACCACCGCCGCGCGGGTGCCCAGCGAACAGGACGTACACGCCTTACTGACACACGCCTGGTAG
- a CDS encoding FAS1-like dehydratase domain-containing protein, producing MTTTDTPSDAGIGKELAAGKFTDQMLTEMRNLIGTELRTDACVNNEYATRLAILRFAEGIGDDNPLWTNEAYATAGPYGAIIAPPSFIFACLGSVQVGWRGLGGFHAETDISFHAPIRVGDKITARVWFDGFDDPVESSFGGRRIKDYLRQEYWNQDEQLVARFICSRMRFERGEMQKRRSTRAIEIPHPWTAQQLTQIEEDILAEIPRGAEPRYWEDVQVGDDLNVITKGPIGLTDEIAFVASGAAPIPRLSAHAVALRRYRKHPKWAFRDPHTHALEPVYSVHYNDYAAKLQGAQMAYDVGIQRTCWQIHSITNWMGNTGRLKAIHGQYRSHVYLSDVVRLGGAVTGKEIDADGDAVVRLETWAINQREQNCMPGTATVVLPRRSGS from the coding sequence ATGACCACGACCGACACACCCTCCGACGCGGGGATCGGCAAGGAACTGGCCGCCGGCAAGTTCACCGACCAGATGCTCACCGAGATGCGCAACCTGATCGGCACCGAACTGCGCACCGACGCCTGCGTCAACAACGAGTACGCCACCCGGCTGGCCATCCTGCGCTTCGCGGAGGGCATCGGCGACGACAACCCGCTCTGGACCAACGAGGCATACGCCACCGCCGGCCCCTACGGCGCCATCATCGCGCCACCGAGCTTCATCTTCGCCTGCCTCGGATCGGTCCAGGTGGGGTGGCGGGGACTCGGCGGGTTCCACGCCGAGACCGACATCAGCTTCCACGCGCCGATCCGCGTGGGCGACAAGATCACCGCACGGGTCTGGTTCGACGGGTTCGACGATCCCGTCGAGAGCTCGTTCGGCGGCCGGCGCATCAAGGACTACCTGCGCCAGGAATACTGGAACCAGGACGAACAGCTGGTCGCCCGGTTCATCTGCTCCCGCATGCGCTTCGAACGCGGGGAGATGCAGAAACGCCGCAGCACGCGAGCAATCGAGATCCCGCACCCGTGGACGGCGCAGCAACTCACCCAGATCGAGGAGGACATCCTCGCCGAGATCCCGCGCGGCGCCGAACCCCGGTACTGGGAGGACGTGCAGGTCGGCGACGACCTCAACGTCATCACCAAGGGCCCGATCGGACTGACCGACGAGATCGCCTTCGTCGCCTCCGGCGCCGCACCGATCCCGCGGCTCTCAGCGCATGCGGTGGCCCTGCGCCGCTACCGCAAGCACCCGAAGTGGGCGTTCCGGGATCCGCACACCCACGCCCTCGAACCGGTGTACTCGGTGCACTACAACGACTACGCCGCCAAGCTGCAAGGCGCCCAGATGGCCTATGACGTCGGCATCCAGCGAACCTGCTGGCAGATCCACTCGATCACCAACTGGATGGGCAATACCGGCCGGCTCAAGGCGATCCACGGGCAGTACCGGTCGCACGTCTACCTCTCCGACGTGGTGCGCCTCGGAGGAGCCGTGACCGGCAAAGAGATCGACGCCGACGGCGACGCGGTCGTGCGGCTGGAGACGTGGGCGATCAACCAGCGCGAACAGAACTGCATGCCCGGTACGGCCACGGTGGTCCTGCCGAGAAGGAGCGGGTCATGA
- a CDS encoding oxidoreductase, giving the protein MTATWFITGCSSGLGHALAEAVVSRGDNAVVTARETIRIQSLAERRPDTVLPLALDLSFPAHAAAAVHRAQQRFGSIDVLVNNAGYGYRAAVEEGDDADVRRLFATNLHGPVALMKAVLPAMRARRSGTIVNISSIGARVHQPGSGYYSASKAALESISASLRQEVEPLGITVTTVEPGAFRTDFAGRSLTQSATPIGDYAATAGRRRKENDTTHGTQPGDPARAAEAIITAVTSGRAPALLLLGSDAVTAVSATLDRHREEIDQWRQLSLSTDYPG; this is encoded by the coding sequence ATGACCGCCACCTGGTTCATCACCGGATGCTCCAGCGGTCTCGGCCATGCCCTCGCCGAGGCGGTCGTCAGCCGCGGCGACAACGCGGTCGTCACCGCCCGCGAAACCATTCGCATTCAATCCCTGGCCGAGCGCCGTCCCGACACGGTGTTACCGCTCGCCTTGGATCTCAGCTTTCCGGCACACGCCGCCGCCGCGGTACACCGGGCGCAGCAGCGTTTCGGCAGCATCGACGTCCTGGTCAACAACGCCGGATACGGCTACCGAGCCGCCGTCGAGGAAGGCGACGACGCCGACGTCCGCCGCCTGTTCGCCACCAACCTGCACGGCCCGGTCGCCCTGATGAAAGCAGTGCTGCCGGCAATGCGTGCCCGCCGCAGCGGCACGATCGTCAACATCTCATCGATCGGAGCACGGGTCCACCAGCCCGGCTCCGGCTACTACTCCGCCAGCAAAGCGGCACTCGAGAGCATCTCAGCGTCGTTGCGCCAGGAGGTCGAGCCACTGGGAATCACCGTGACGACAGTGGAACCGGGAGCGTTCCGCACCGACTTCGCCGGCCGATCGCTGACCCAGTCGGCCACGCCCATCGGCGACTATGCCGCGACCGCCGGCCGGCGCCGCAAGGAGAACGACACCACCCACGGCACTCAGCCCGGCGACCCGGCCCGAGCCGCCGAAGCGATCATCACCGCCGTCACCTCCGGACGAGCACCGGCGCTGCTGCTGCTCGGCTCCGACGCGGTCACCGCAGTCAGCGCCACCCTTGACCGCCACCGCGAGGAGATCGACCAATGGCGGCAGTTGAGCCTCAGCACCGACTACCCCGGTTGA
- a CDS encoding IclR family transcriptional regulator: protein MNEGQADSEAAKGHRTIDRVTQILEEVVYRPGIGFAELARALDAPKSSVHGFIRGLLAKGWLYEVDKRFYLGPAVYALTLASGNIRAGHVTQADLDALHQESKMTVFLGVQAGDHLIYIGESGTDAMTGFAARSNIRRRLIDTAGGKALLAIAPAGERDAYLRRQDGELVSEFLAQFPDIAKSGVARNFRHHGAQMALASVVRDRAGKAVAVAILVGSTAEAEPRESRLRRILLKHVELWAQHVTTPREAL from the coding sequence GTGAACGAAGGACAAGCCGACAGTGAGGCCGCCAAGGGCCACCGCACCATCGACCGTGTCACCCAGATCCTCGAGGAGGTCGTGTACCGGCCCGGCATAGGGTTCGCCGAGCTCGCCCGCGCCCTGGACGCGCCGAAGTCCTCGGTACACGGCTTCATCCGGGGCCTACTTGCCAAGGGCTGGCTGTACGAGGTCGACAAGCGTTTCTACCTCGGGCCGGCGGTCTACGCGCTCACCTTGGCCAGCGGCAACATCCGGGCCGGGCACGTCACGCAGGCCGATCTCGACGCCCTGCATCAGGAGTCGAAGATGACGGTGTTCCTCGGCGTGCAGGCCGGCGACCACCTCATCTACATCGGCGAGTCGGGTACGGACGCCATGACCGGCTTCGCCGCCCGCAGCAACATCCGCCGCCGGCTCATCGACACGGCCGGGGGAAAGGCGCTGCTGGCGATCGCGCCGGCCGGCGAACGCGACGCATATCTGCGCAGGCAGGACGGGGAACTGGTCTCCGAGTTCCTCGCGCAGTTCCCGGACATCGCCAAGTCCGGCGTGGCCAGGAACTTTCGCCACCACGGCGCTCAAATGGCGCTGGCCAGCGTCGTGCGTGATCGGGCAGGTAAGGCGGTGGCCGTCGCCATTCTCGTCGGATCGACGGCCGAGGCCGAGCCGCGCGAGTCGCGGCTGCGCCGCATCCTGCTCAAACACGTGGAACTGTGGGCCCAGCACGTCACCACCCCGCGCGAGGCACTCTGA
- a CDS encoding aldehyde dehydrogenase family protein, which produces MRSMVRIYELSGGCSMIERNRIFVNGAWVPSTGTETLTVINPVTEEPVATIPAGTAEDVDKAARAAAAAFPAWSRTTVDERIAMLDKLATLTAERADEITRAIVSEIGQPARIAHESQAAAAVEDLRSIAESLPSVVWHEQVGNTIVTREPAGVVAAITPWNGPMRMVCMKAGAALAAGCTVVLKGTEVAPLSSFIFAEMVASAGLPDGVFNLVSGTGPDVGEALVTHPMVDMVSLTGSVRAGRRVMELASQQVKKVALELGGKSANIILEDADLQRAIEVGIEDAFRNSGQVCGGLSRVLVPRSRLAEAEQIAVRAAQSYVLGDPYDPATTLGPVANATQRQRIREYIHSGLEDGARLLTGGTEAPDGLDRGFFVRPTVFSGDNNTRIAREEIFGPVVVIIPFDDEDDAFRIANDTQYGLAGAIWAADDDRARALATRLRAGRIRINGSAINPRAPHGGFKLSGIGREFGRYGIEEYLEYKSIG; this is translated from the coding sequence ATGCGATCGATGGTTCGTATTTACGAACTATCTGGAGGTTGTTCGATGATCGAACGTAACCGGATCTTCGTGAACGGCGCCTGGGTTCCCTCCACCGGAACCGAGACCCTCACCGTCATCAACCCGGTGACCGAAGAGCCCGTCGCCACCATTCCCGCCGGTACCGCCGAGGACGTCGACAAGGCCGCCCGCGCCGCCGCGGCGGCGTTCCCGGCCTGGTCCCGGACCACCGTCGACGAACGCATCGCCATGCTCGACAAACTCGCCACCCTCACCGCGGAGCGAGCCGACGAGATCACCCGGGCGATCGTCAGCGAGATCGGCCAGCCCGCCCGCATCGCCCACGAATCACAGGCCGCCGCAGCCGTCGAAGACCTACGCAGCATCGCCGAAAGCCTGCCGTCGGTGGTCTGGCACGAGCAGGTCGGCAACACGATCGTCACGCGGGAACCGGCCGGTGTCGTCGCCGCAATCACCCCGTGGAACGGCCCCATGCGCATGGTCTGCATGAAAGCCGGCGCGGCACTGGCAGCCGGCTGCACCGTCGTACTCAAAGGCACCGAGGTCGCCCCGCTGAGCTCCTTCATCTTTGCCGAGATGGTCGCCTCCGCCGGACTGCCGGACGGCGTCTTCAACCTCGTGTCCGGCACCGGCCCCGACGTCGGCGAAGCACTCGTGACCCACCCGATGGTCGACATGGTGTCGCTGACCGGGTCGGTGCGCGCCGGTCGCCGCGTGATGGAACTGGCCTCCCAGCAGGTCAAGAAAGTCGCCCTGGAACTCGGCGGCAAATCCGCGAACATCATCCTCGAGGACGCCGACCTCCAGCGGGCCATCGAAGTCGGGATCGAAGACGCGTTCCGCAACTCCGGGCAGGTCTGCGGCGGCCTGTCGCGCGTGCTGGTCCCACGCTCCCGGCTCGCCGAAGCCGAACAGATCGCCGTCCGCGCGGCACAGAGCTACGTGCTCGGCGACCCCTACGACCCGGCGACCACGCTCGGCCCGGTCGCCAACGCGACCCAGCGCCAGCGCATCCGCGAGTACATCCACTCCGGCCTCGAAGACGGCGCCCGGCTGCTGACCGGCGGCACCGAGGCACCCGACGGACTCGACCGCGGCTTCTTCGTCCGGCCGACGGTGTTCTCCGGCGACAACAACACCCGCATCGCCCGGGAGGAGATCTTCGGCCCCGTCGTGGTCATCATCCCCTTCGACGACGAGGACGACGCCTTCCGCATCGCCAACGACACCCAGTACGGCCTCGCCGGCGCCATCTGGGCCGCCGACGACGACCGCGCCCGCGCCCTGGCCACGAGGCTGCGCGCCGGGCGCATCCGGATCAACGGCTCGGCCATCAACCCGCGCGCCCCGCACGGCGGCTTCAAACTGTCCGGCATCGGCCGGGAATTCGGGCGCTACGGCATCGAGGAATACCTCGAGTACAAGTCCATCGGCTGA